Part of the Paenarthrobacter sp. JL.01a genome is shown below.
CCGGGGGAGTGACAAGCAATGGTTGAGGACGCGACCGGACTTCGTGAACGCACCAGCGAACCCACTGAAGTGTTCGCTCCCGCCCCGGTGCGCGGCCGGGAGCGGAACAAAGCACGGCCGATAGGGAGTGTGGCCCGCTTCCTCGCGAGGGCGTTCGGACCCGGGGCATTGCATCTGGGACCCGTTCCAGGGGTGGCCCTGATCGCCGGGCTGGTGTCGGCTGCCCTCATGATGGTGCGGTTGCTGGTTCCCGAACCTGTCGGCATGGGTGACCAAGGCGACGGGCACAGCTTGGTGTGCTCCTTGGGAGTGATGAACCAACGCCCATGGGACTACGCCGAATTCACAAAGTACATCCACCCAAGCTGGGTTCCCCACACGTACTACGGCGAAGGCTGTGGAGCCAGCGGCACTGGAGAGCCCTACTATTCTTCCCAGCTGCTGTTCCTGTGGCTGGGGAAGCTGTTAACCCCGTTGCTGGGCTGGGGGCAGGGGCTCGATACCCGTGCGGTGGGCATTGTCTGCTGCGCAGTGTTCGGGCTGTTGATCGCGGCGCTGGTCAACGTACTGCCGGGTCGGGCCTGGTTCCGCGTCCTGATCGCAGGGCTGGTGACGGTCGTGATGGCGGACGGAATCTTTGCTGACTTCTTCATCTCGCCTTACAGCGAGGCCGCGGCCTTCCTGGGCATCCTGGCCGTGTCCGTGGCGTTGCTCCACTACTGGAACGGACGCGGACCCCAGTGGCTGGCTGTACTTTTCGTTGTCCTCGCCACCGTGTTCACCTTTTCAACCAAGACGCAGCTGGTCTCGTGGCTGCCCGTCGTGGCCTTGGCGCTGCTCTGGCAGCCGTGGCGTCCCGGCGCGGCTGAAGGTGACGCGACCGCCGTCGAACCTTCTGCTGCGGCCGCCCGGCGTCCGCGCTGGCGGACATGGTTTCTGCCGGCGACGGCGATCCTGGTGATCGCTGCGTTCTCGGCAGGCTTCATCAACGCCCAGCCCAAGAGGTTCTCCGAGGTAAACCTGTATAACGCTGTGTTCGTGGAGCTTCTTCCGTACAGCCCCACCCCCGAGGCGGACCTGGAATGGCTGGGGTTGGACAGCAGTTTCATCAATGCCATGGACACCACCGTGGACTCAACGCGCTCAGCCGTGCACAACCCGCTGTACCACCAGTTCCAGGAGAAGATCAGCCTGGGCACCATCGCCGGTTTTTACGCCACGCACCCCGAACGGCTCATCACCATGGGTGAACGGGGCATCACGGCCATGCTGACACCGGAACTGGGCTATGTTGGCTCCTACCTTGAAGGCTCCGGGCATGGACCGTACGAGAAAGAACGGCGTTTCCCCGTAGTCCTGGGCCTGTTCAGCGCCCTGAAGGCCGCGCCAGTGGCCTTTGTCGGGATGCAGCTGGTGACCCTGCTGCTGGGCCTGGCCGTTGCCTTCCGGAAGCGGAGCGCCGTGGGCCGGTTGGCCGTGGTCATGGTGCTGGGATGCTGGTTCCAGTTCTGGGCTGTCATGCTCAACGGTGGCCAGTCCGAGATCTACAAACACATGATCGTCGCGGGATTCATGGCAGCATTGTGCGGCCCGCTGTTGGTTGCGTTGATCAGCCTGCTTGCCTCGGACCCAAAGAAGGAGTCCGCGCGAAAGCGCAGGGGCCGCCGGGCCCGGGCGCAGCAGGGCTCAGCTGATCCAGCCGTCAGTCGTTAGCTGCTTGCGCAGGCTGATGACGTTGCCCACTTTGACGCCCGCGGTGGCATAGCGCTGCCGGATCCTGTGCAGATGGGCCTTGACGGTCTGTTCGCTGATGCCCATGGCGTCGGCCACCCCGCGCACGGGCAGGGGATCGCTGCCGAGATACAGCTCGGCGAGGCGTTGCTCGCGCGGTGACAGCTTGACGCGTTCCGGCGTGCTGTCCGCTATGTGGCCCACGGCATCAGGATGCACGTACTGCTGTCCGGCGGCGGCCGCACGGAGGGCCGACTCCATGTGCTCAGGCCCCGCCGCTTTGGGAACGTAGCCCAGGGCTCCGGCAGAGCGGACGGCCTCGGCATCCCACGGGTCCAGTGCCGTAGCCAGGACCACCACACGTAAGCCCGTCCGGACCAGGTGACCGACTGCGGGGACAAGGTTTGCGCGGTGGTCAAGGGTTCCCAGGACCGCCACGGTCGCGGACAGGCTGGTCCAGGCGTCTTCTTGGAGATGGGTTGGAACGGTGGTGAAGCCTGCCCCGACCACCAGGTCAGGCGCATTGCGGCGCAGCCAGGCGTCCAGTGTGTCGATCATCAGTTGGTGCCGGTCCACCACCACCAGCCGCGTCACCATAGCTTGGGTGCCTTGATATGGACCATCACGCTTGCTCCTCCAGGGTCCGTGTGTACACGTGGGACCCCCAGCGATTCGACCTCACTCCACAGGGCAGGGGTGCAGCGTGCGGGATCGAGGTTGGTCACTCTCCACGTGATCAGCACCAGTTCCCCGATATCCGGCTCCACG
Proteins encoded:
- a CDS encoding response regulator transcription factor; protein product: MVTRLVVVDRHQLMIDTLDAWLRRNAPDLVVGAGFTTVPTHLQEDAWTSLSATVAVLGTLDHRANLVPAVGHLVRTGLRVVVLATALDPWDAEAVRSAGALGYVPKAAGPEHMESALRAAAAGQQYVHPDAVGHIADSTPERVKLSPREQRLAELYLGSDPLPVRGVADAMGISEQTVKAHLHRIRQRYATAGVKVGNVISLRKQLTTDGWIS